One window from the genome of Flavobacterium agricola encodes:
- a CDS encoding succinate dehydrogenase/fumarate reductase iron-sulfur subunit: MASSKNININLKVWRQKNAKTQGAMETYSLADVSTDSSFLEMLDQLNEQLIGEKKEPVAFDHDCREGICGMCSLFINGQAHGPEMGVTTCQLHMRKFKDGDTIYVEPFRSKAFPVIKDLMVDRSSFDRIQQAGGFVSVNTSGNTQDANNIPVPKHDADRAFEAAACIGCGACVATCKNGSAMLFVGAKVSQYALLPQGKIEAATRVQNMVRQMDEEGFGNCTNTGACEIECPKGISLENIARMNREYLKATLE, from the coding sequence ATGGCTTCATCAAAAAATATCAATATTAACCTTAAAGTTTGGCGTCAAAAAAACGCTAAAACGCAAGGTGCTATGGAAACATACAGCTTAGCTGATGTTTCTACTGACAGTTCTTTCTTAGAAATGTTAGACCAATTAAACGAACAATTAATTGGAGAGAAAAAAGAGCCGGTAGCTTTCGATCACGATTGTCGTGAAGGAATCTGTGGTATGTGTTCTTTATTTATTAACGGGCAAGCGCATGGTCCAGAAATGGGTGTTACAACTTGTCAATTACACATGCGTAAATTTAAAGATGGTGATACAATTTATGTTGAGCCTTTTAGATCTAAAGCTTTCCCGGTAATTAAAGACTTAATGGTTGACCGTTCTTCTTTTGACCGTATTCAACAAGCAGGTGGATTCGTTTCTGTAAATACATCAGGAAACACACAAGATGCAAACAACATTCCTGTGCCTAAACATGATGCAGATAGAGCTTTTGAAGCTGCTGCTTGTATTGGTTGTGGTGCTTGTGTTGCAACTTGTAAAAATGGTTCTGCTATGTTATTTGTTGGAGCAAAAGTTTCTCAGTATGCTTTATTACCTCAAGGTAAAATTGAAGCTGCTACACGTGTACAAAACATGGTTCGTCAAATGGACGAAGAAGGTTTTGGAAACTGTACAAATACTGGAGCATGTGAGATTGAATGTCCTAAAGGAATTTCTTTAGAAAACATTGCTCGTATGAACAGAGAATATTTAAAAGCTACTTTAGAATAG
- a CDS encoding fumarate reductase/succinate dehydrogenase flavoprotein subunit has translation MKLDSKIPAGHISTKWTDYKDHLKLVAPNNRGKIDVIIVGTGLAGASAAASLGEMGYSVKAFCYQDSPRRAHSIAAQGGINAAKNYQNDGDSIYRLFYDTIKGGDYRAREANVHRLAEVSVNIIDQCVAQGVPFARDYGGLLDNRSFGGTQVQRTFYAAGQTGQQLLLGAYSALSRQIGLGHVKMYNRHEMLDLVKVDGKARGIIARNLITGDLERHSAHAVVIATGGYGNVYFLSTNAMGSNVTAAWKVHKKGAYFANPCYVQIHPTCIPIHGTNQSKLTLMSESLRNSGRIWVPKKIEDAEAIRAGKLKPTQIAEEDRDYYLERRYPAFGNLVPRDVASRAAKERCDAGFGIENNATGEGVYLDFSTEIEKKGKEMAYIQGDHNPSKETVIKLGKQWIEEKYGNLFTMYEKITDENPYETPMKIYPAVHYTMGGVWVDYNLESTIPGCFVTGEANFSDHGANRLGASALMQGLADGYFVLPYTISDYLADDIRTGHISTDLPEFVEAENDVKGLIDRLLEVKGSKSVDQFHKELGLIMWNKVGMARNEQGLKEAIVEIAALREEFYNNVYVPGTAHELNTELEKALRVADFMELGQLMAVDALQRKESCGGHFREEYQDAEGETLRDDENFKFVGAWEYKGPEATQAVLHKEELVYEFITIAARNYK, from the coding sequence ATGAAGTTAGATTCTAAAATACCAGCTGGTCACATTTCTACGAAGTGGACAGACTACAAAGATCATTTAAAACTTGTTGCTCCAAACAACCGTGGTAAAATTGACGTTATCATTGTTGGAACTGGATTAGCAGGAGCTTCTGCTGCGGCATCATTAGGAGAAATGGGTTATAGTGTTAAAGCTTTTTGTTACCAAGATTCTCCACGTCGCGCGCACTCAATTGCTGCACAAGGTGGTATAAATGCTGCTAAAAATTATCAAAACGACGGGGATTCAATTTACCGTTTATTCTATGATACAATTAAAGGTGGTGATTATAGAGCACGTGAAGCAAACGTTCACCGTTTAGCTGAAGTTTCTGTAAACATCATTGACCAATGTGTGGCTCAAGGAGTGCCTTTTGCACGTGATTACGGTGGATTGTTAGACAACCGTTCGTTCGGTGGTACGCAAGTACAACGTACTTTTTACGCGGCAGGTCAAACAGGTCAGCAATTATTATTAGGTGCTTATTCAGCATTATCAAGACAAATTGGTTTAGGACACGTAAAAATGTACAACCGCCACGAAATGCTTGATCTAGTTAAAGTTGATGGTAAAGCACGTGGTATTATTGCTCGTAACTTAATTACTGGAGATTTAGAACGCCATTCTGCACACGCAGTTGTTATTGCAACTGGTGGTTACGGAAACGTTTATTTCTTGTCTACAAATGCAATGGGTTCTAACGTAACTGCAGCATGGAAAGTTCACAAAAAAGGAGCTTACTTTGCTAACCCATGTTACGTACAAATTCACCCAACTTGTATTCCAATACACGGAACAAATCAGTCTAAGTTAACGTTAATGTCTGAATCATTACGTAACTCGGGTCGTATTTGGGTTCCTAAAAAGATTGAAGATGCAGAAGCAATTCGTGCAGGTAAATTAAAGCCAACACAAATTGCTGAAGAAGATAGAGATTATTACTTAGAGCGCCGTTACCCAGCTTTCGGTAACTTAGTACCTCGTGACGTTGCTTCACGTGCGGCTAAAGAAAGATGTGATGCTGGTTTTGGTATCGAAAATAACGCTACTGGTGAAGGGGTTTACTTAGATTTCTCAACTGAGATTGAGAAAAAAGGTAAAGAAATGGCTTACATTCAAGGTGACCATAATCCATCTAAAGAAACCGTTATTAAGTTAGGTAAACAATGGATAGAAGAGAAATATGGTAACTTGTTCACGATGTATGAAAAAATTACAGACGAGAATCCATATGAAACACCTATGAAAATTTATCCAGCAGTTCACTACACAATGGGTGGTGTTTGGGTTGATTACAACTTAGAATCTACAATTCCAGGTTGTTTCGTAACAGGTGAAGCAAACTTCTCAGACCACGGAGCTAACCGTTTAGGTGCTTCTGCTTTGATGCAAGGTTTAGCTGACGGATATTTTGTGTTACCTTACACAATTTCTGATTATTTAGCAGATGATATCCGTACAGGACATATCTCTACGGATTTACCAGAATTCGTTGAGGCTGAAAATGATGTTAAAGGTTTAATTGACCGTTTATTAGAAGTAAAAGGATCTAAATCTGTTGATCAATTCCACAAAGAATTAGGTTTAATTATGTGGAATAAAGTAGGTATGGCTCGTAACGAACAAGGCTTAAAAGAAGCTATTGTTGAGATTGCTGCTTTACGTGAAGAATTCTATAACAATGTTTATGTTCCGGGTACAGCTCATGAATTAAACACTGAATTAGAAAAAGCATTACGTGTAGCTGACTTTATGGAATTAGGACAATTAATGGCTGTAGATGCTTTACAACGTAAAGAATCATGTGGTGGTCACTTCCGTGAAGAATACCAAGATGCTGAAGGTGAAACGTTACGTGATGACGAAAACTTTAAATTTGTTGGTGCATGGGAATATAAAGGTCCTGAAGCAACACAAGCTGTTCTTCATAAAGAAGAATTAGTTTATGAGTTTATCACTATCGCTGCAAGAAATTACAAATAA
- a CDS encoding nitrilase-related carbon-nitrogen hydrolase translates to MLKVALVQAPLVWENIVANANYFYSVLETVDADLVVLPEMFTTGFTMNPATNYETMDGAVLQKLQAIALQKNFAITGSLIIKENNQFYNRLVFIAPNNPVQHYDKRHLFSLVKEQDVFTAGKNRLLVEYKEWKICPLVCYDLRFPAFARNNVNYDLLLYVASWPEKRIYAWDSLLKARAIENMTYTIGVNRIGIDGYNANYVGHSQVVDYMGEYLVAPFNHEAVVYTTLHKEPKDKAIAKLGFLYDQDIFSLES, encoded by the coding sequence ATGTTAAAAGTTGCCTTAGTACAAGCTCCATTAGTTTGGGAAAATATTGTTGCCAATGCCAATTATTTTTATTCGGTTTTAGAAACTGTTGATGCGGATTTGGTGGTTTTACCAGAAATGTTTACTACAGGTTTTACCATGAATCCTGCTACAAATTATGAAACCATGGATGGTGCTGTTTTGCAAAAACTGCAAGCCATTGCTTTGCAAAAAAACTTTGCCATTACGGGGAGCTTAATAATTAAAGAAAATAATCAGTTTTATAATCGTTTGGTTTTTATTGCCCCAAATAATCCAGTTCAGCATTACGATAAACGCCATTTGTTTTCTTTAGTTAAAGAACAAGATGTTTTTACTGCAGGAAAAAATCGTTTACTTGTAGAATATAAAGAATGGAAAATTTGTCCGTTGGTTTGTTACGATTTGCGCTTTCCTGCTTTTGCTCGCAATAATGTAAATTACGATTTACTGCTTTATGTGGCATCTTGGCCTGAAAAACGTATCTATGCTTGGGATTCTTTATTAAAGGCTAGAGCGATTGAAAATATGACTTATACCATTGGTGTGAATCGAATTGGTATTGACGGATACAACGCTAATTATGTTGGGCATTCTCAGGTTGTTGATTATATGGGAGAATATTTAGTTGCACCTTTTAACCACGAAGCTGTTGTTTATACTACTTTACACAAAGAACCTAAAGATAAAGCGATTGCTAAACTTGGTTTTTTATACGATCAGGATATTTTTTCACTAGAATCATAA